The Daucus carota subsp. sativus chromosome 7, DH1 v3.0, whole genome shotgun sequence genome window below encodes:
- the LOC108194899 gene encoding phospholipase A1 PLIP1, chloroplastic has protein sequence MACTNMSSSRSYMKGRKIYRAFPQNDVCFHVRMLRLNNRCSSNAFKLHRSGSSVTKCLSGTSEEANVADDHFKSNEMDEEERKRGVYKGADWVERIMQIRTNWLTKKQINEIGSDSFACEDCDQDTEECEVEETNRETFSKLLKKVSWSDTKLLSQSAFLCNMGYAITEMKAMDLRRYFGLEFVTSSLEKKAEAAATKATLDQDSNWPPVDASPATEIASGESSDSDKNCLNNHPSVAYEIGKSAASYVHSCAEDLSLQGSEKQDEDNRMTFEIDESKLPHEEEGSAPRVYKTEVLAVYEAASTMTAVFEEGEKKKEAAIAHQSILSLPVEWFVCDDPSTYTRCIIIQGSDSLASWQSNLLFEPTKFEGTDALVHRGTYEAAKKILQQLEPIIMEHQDKYGEQAKFCFSGHCFGGSISLLVNLMLLTRKVVKPSALRPVVTFGSPFVFCGGHKILDVLGLNEDDIHCVIMHRDIVPRAFSCNYPDHVAELLKRLHETFRSHPCLINNKVLYTPMGKVFILQPDENLSPCHPLLPSGIALYALENPQCCSSKNALMAFLNSPHPLETLSNFTAYGSRGTIVRDHDSSNYLKAINGVLRKNMKAVVRTARRQRNLLWPILSWQSPHAWGSCPEDK, from the exons ATGGCATGCACTAACATGTCTAGTTCAAGATCATATATGAAGGGCCGCAAGATTTATCGTGCATTCCCTCAAAATGATGTTTGTTTTCATGTTAGGATGCTGAGATTGAACAACAGATGTTCCTCTAATGCCTTTAAGTTACATCGGTCAGGATCAAGTGTGACCAAGTGTCTTTCGGGGACTAGTGAAGAAGCTAATGTGGCTGATGATCATTTCAAGTCTAATGAAATGGACGAGGAAGAAAGAAAGAGAGGCGTATATAAGGGAGCAGATTGGGTGGAAAGGATCATGCAGATTCGAACTAATTGGTTAACAAAGAAACAGATAAATGAGATTGGCAGTGATAGCTTTGCTTGTGAAGATTGTGATCAAGACACAGAGGAATGTGAAGTGGAGGAAACAAACCGCGAGACCTTCTCCAAGTTGTTAAAAAAGGTTTCTTGGTCTGACACCAAGCTTCTTTCTCAGTCAGCTTTCTTGTGCAACATGGGCTACGCAATTACAGAGATGAAG GCTATGGATTTGAGAAGATATTTTGGCTTAGAGTTTGTAACATCATCCTTAGAGAAGAAGGCAGAAGCTGCTGCTACCAAAGCCACACTTGATCAGGACTCTAACTGGCCTCCGGTAGATGCCTCACCAGCTACTGAGATAGCATCAGGGGAATCTAGTGATTCAGACAAAAATTGTCTCAACAATCATCCATCTGTTGCTTATGAAATTGGTAAATCAGCAGCTTCTTATGTCCATTCCTGTGCAGAAGATCTGTCACTTCAGGGTTCTGAGAAACAAGACGAGGACAACAGGATGACTTTTGAAATTGATGAAAGCAAATTGCCACATGAAGAAGAGGGATCTGCACCACGAGTGTACAAGACAGAAGTACTAGCTGTCTACGAAGCAGCATCAACAATGACAGCAGTTTTTGAAGAGGGGGAGAAAAAGAAGGAAGCAGCAATTGCTCATCAGTCAATTCTTTCTTTACCTGTTGAATGGTTTGTCTGTGATGACCCGAGCACGTACACCCGTTGCATCATTATTCAG GGGTCAGATTCACTAGCATCATGGCAGTCAAATCTTCTCTTTGAACCGACCAAATTTGAG GGAACAGATGCGCTTGTTCATAGAGGAACTTATGAAGCTGCCAAGAAAATATTACAGCAATTAGAGCCAATTATAATGGAGCATCAGGACAAGTATGGAGAACAAGCAAAATTTTGTTTCAGTGGCCATTGTTTTGGGGGTAGTATCTCCCTGTTGGTCAACTTGATGTTACTTACTAGAAAAGTTGTCAAGCCATCTGCTCTTAGGCCAGTTGTTACATTTGGATCACCATTTGTATTTTGCGGTGGACACAAGATCCTTGACGTGTTGGGATTAAATGAGGACGACATCCATTGTGTGATCATGCACAGAGATATTGTACCACGAGCATTCTCTTGCAACTATCCGGATCATGTTGCTGAATTGCTCAAACGATTGCATGAAACCTTTAGATCCCATCCTTGTCTCATTAATAAT AAAGTTCTGTATACCCCGATGGGTAAGGTATTTATTCTACAACCTGATGAAAATTTGTCCCCTTGTCACCCGTTGCTTCCTTCTGGGATTGCACTCTATGCCTTGGAGAATCCACAATGTTGTTCAAGCAAGAATGCCCTGATGGCCTTTCTCAATTCACCGCATCCTCTGGAAACATTGAGCAATTTTACAGCATATGGATCCAGAGGAACAATTGTGAGAGACCATGACTCAAGCAACTATCTCAAGGCAATCAATGGGGTCTTACGAAAGAATATGAAAGCAGTGGTCCGAACAGCTAGAAGACAGAGGAACCTTTTATGGCCCATACTGAGTTGGCAGTCTCCACATGCATGGGGGTCATGCCCGGAAGATAAGTAA
- the LOC108194340 gene encoding receptor-like protein EIX2 — protein sequence MSSEWFPPFNLPELFLASCNLGPLFPTWIQNQTDIIGLDFSNTQISDTIPMWFWDITTTMQRLDLSSNKIKGIFASIPLYIEEIDLSANNFEGPVPLIPPQCSKIDLSHNKFSGNILPLSKVEATTLSFLDLSHNLLSGEVPDSWIYFQDLVFLDLGNNNFSGKIPMSIGYLASLRTLIFRNNSLNGGLPEFLRNSSSLGFVDFGLNNLSGVVPEWIGQDLTQLYALILKSNDFYGSVPHDLCHLSDIRFLDLSKNRISGSIPPCFSNLTAMVENEIGITDHYYTATYGVNFRQAIFSYFDDAFAGWKGKERECGSSFAYLKMIDLSSNELTGEIPIGITKLLDLNGLNLSRNKFDGEIPGQIGRLKKLESLDLSSNYFSGEIPQSMSGLTFLSYLDLSDNNLSGRIPSGSQLQLFNSSMYEGNAGLCGFPLTKRCDETRPESQPSSNGNEDDIFYERWLCVSATLGFTTAFCGVCVTLLLPSDQRHEDLLNFRDQIYVFMSTCIAKLKCIYNKDAGGVTDDASST from the exons ATGAGTTCCGAATGGTTTCCTCCTTTCAACCTTCCAGAACTCTTTTTGGCATCTTGCAACTTGGGGCCATTATTTCCTACATGGATCCAAAATCAGACAGACATTATTGGCCTTGATTTCTCGAACACCCAAATTTCAGATACCATCCCAATGTGGTTCTGGGACATCACCACCACAATGCAGAGGTTAGATCTCTCTTCCAACAAAATCAAGGGCATATTTGCTTCCATACCATTATACATTGAAGAGATAGATCTGAGTGCTAACAACTTTGAAGGACCAGTACCCCTCATCCCTCCACAATGTTCAAAGATTGATCTTTCTCATAATAAGTTTTCAGGAAATATCCTGCCTTTGTCTAAAGTTGAAGCCACAACTTTGAGCTTTCTTGATCTTTCACATAACTTATTGTCCGGTGAAGTTCCTGATAGCTGGATATATTTTCAAGATCTCGTGTTTCTTGACTTGGGAAACAATaatttttctggtaaaattccGATGTCTATTGGATATCTAGCATCACTCAGGACACTGATTTTTAGAAACAACAGTTTGAATGGAGGATTGCCCGAGTTCTTAAGAAACAGCAGCAGCCTTGGTTTTGTGGACTTCGGTCTTAATAACCTTTCCGGAGTTGTGCCAGAATGGATTGGACAAGACCTAACACAGTTGTATGctttaatattaaaatccaaTGATTTTTATGGAAGCGTGCCTCATGATCTGTGTCATCTCTCAGATATTCGTTTCTTAGACCTGTCCAAGAACAGAATTTCGGGAAGTATACCTCCATGTTTTAGTAATCTAACTGCTATGGTTGAaaatgaaattggaatcacagATCATTACTACACTGCTACATATGGAGTCAACTTCAGACAAGCAATCTTTAGTTATTTCGATGATGCATTTGCTGGATGGAAAGGGAAGGAACGAGAATGTGGAAGCAGTTTTGCTTATCTAAAGATGATAGATCTTTCTAGCAATGAACTCACAGGAGAAATTCCCATTGGGATAACAAAGCTTCTTGATCTCAATGGATTGAACCTGTCAAGAAATAAGTTTGATGGGGAAATTCCAGGACAGATTGGTAGATTGAAAAAATTAGAAAGTCTTGATTTGTCCAGCAACTATTTTTCAGGTGAAATTCCTCAAAGTATGTCTGGCTTAACTTTTCTTTCGTATTTAGATCTCTCAGACAACAATCTTTCGGGAAGAATTCCATCAGGAAGTCAGCTTCAGCTATTTAACTCTTCCATGTACGAGGGGAATGCCGGACTTTGTGGCTTTCCACTCACAAAAAGATGTGATGAAACAAGGCCCGAATCTCAGCCATCATCCAATGGAAATGAAGATGACATCTTCTACGAGAGATGGTTATGCGTAAGTGCTACACTCGGTTTCACCACGGCCTTTTGTGGCGTCTGTGTAACTCTACTACTCCCCAGTGATCAGAGACATGAAGACTTGTTGAACTTCAGGGATCAGATTTATGTGTTCATGTCTACTTGCATTGCTAAATTGAAG TGCATATACAACAAGGATGCTGGTGGTGTCACTGATGATGCGTCTAGTACTTGA
- the LOC135147966 gene encoding receptor-like protein 35 codes for MGDQQCIPMYGGSISVLKFILCFGAPNVSVFWVKSYIYPQTFKDKSPNGSALTGINLFVPSLSVHELVSQDSTKMMVNVKCTETERQALLDVKRDLIDIMVVFLRGATATMAKIAASGVVLPVTSTLYLDLSHNEFAVPNPSFIGSLTELVHLDLSEAGFRGVVPDELGNLFKLNFLDLSSNTFELSHVPKFIASFSSLNYLDLSDNQFSGALPHQFGNLSKLQYLDISSNKLQGQIPNSFGLMVGITYLNLSFNHLQGVIPNSLHHLSSLRIVDFNHNSLTGNLQDLLFLLPRATLQKLWIFKNQLTGSLPDITRFSLLKELNVDSNLLNGYLPKVFEHKLVLQSLDLSNNYLQGPLPNFTRFPFLKNLALRPSPAVVIQKSKFRSPTDPNSDLNF; via the exons ATGGGGGATCAGCAGTGCATCCCCATGTATGGGGGTTCAATTTCAGTCCTCAAATTTATATTGTGTTTTGGGGCTCCGAATGTAAGTGTATTTTGGGTCAAAAGTTATATATATCCTCAAACATTTAAAGATAAGTCTCCCAATGGGAGTGCTCTAACAGGGATTAACCTTTTTGTTCCTTCACTATCGGTTCACG AGCTGGTATCTCAAGATTCTACAAAGATGATGGTGAATGTCAAATGCACTGAAACGGAGAGACAGGCTCTTCTCGACGTCAAACGAGACCTAATTGACATAATGGTCGTATTTCTTCGTGGGGCAACAGCCACGATGGCGAAAATTGCTGCCAGTGGAGTGGTGTTGCCAGTGACGTCCACACTG TACCTGGACCTCAGTCATAATGAATTTGCAGTGCCTAATCCGAGTTTCATTGGTTCACTAACAGAATTAGTTCACCTTGATCTCTCAGAAGCTGGTTTTCGAGGTGTGGTTCCAGATGAGCTTGGGAATCTCTTCAAGCTCAATTTTCTTGATCTCAGCTCGAATACTTTTGAATTGAGTCATGTTCCTAAGTTTATTGCTTCCTTCTCCAGCTTAAATTACCTTGATCTTTCAGATAATCAGTTTTCAGGAGCACTTCCACATCAGTTTGGTAATCTTTCTAAACTGCAATATCTTGATATTAGCTCCAACAAGTTGCAAGGCCAAATACCAAACTCTTTCGGTCTTATGGTTGGGATCACTTATTTAAATCTATCTTTCAATCACCTTCAGGGCGTGATTCCAAACTCCTTGCATCATCTGTCAAGTTTGCGAATTGTTGATTTTAACCATAATAGCCTCACAGGAAACCTTCAAGATCTCTTGTTTTTGTTGCCTCGGGCTACTTTACAAAAATTGTGGATATTTAAAAACCAACTCACTGGTTCACTGCCTGATATCACAAGATTTTCGTTACTCAAAGAACTGAATGTTGATTCCAATCTGTTGAATGGATACCTACCAAAAGTTTTTGAACATAAATTAGTTCTGCAATCACTAGATTTGTCAAACAATTATCTCCAAGGTCCTCTTCCCAATTTTACAAGATTTCCATTCTTGAAAAATTTGGCCCTTAGGCCATCTCCAGCAGTggtgatccaaaaatccaaatttagatcaccaactgatccaaattctgatctaAATTTCTGA
- the LOC108194900 gene encoding uncharacterized protein LOC108194900, with translation MESQDPGHGYFTDLLNEDHVLDDSSYVWQNETTPGINDNSPPFPSNEEIINIRKSVRGVNFTPGEDKLRVSAWLNTSIDAIQGTDQKHYQLWGKIFEYFEQYKETTNERTVKSLTHRWSVIQKATNKFCATLAQVGRLNQSGMTEHDKFEKAKIMYKSLEKCNFQFEHCWNLLKDQPKWIGHATKEDPKRRKTVSPVPKTSPCSAGTEDNAIENDIIELDRPIGRKAEKGKRKALDKQIEESVQLRKLKYTLLEESRVQEKEFYRLKAEKMEYDKEERGEKIASGGRKTKVRT, from the exons ATGGAATCACAAGATCCTGGACATGGGTATTTTACTGATCTTTTAAATGAAGATCATGTACTTGATGATTCCTCTTATGTTTGGCAAAATGAAACAACTCCTGGGATAAATGATAACTCCCCACCGTTTCCTTCTAATGAAGAAATTATCAATATTAGGAAATCAGTTAGGGGAGTAAATTTTACCCCTGGAGAAGACAAGTTACGCGTCTCTGCTTGGTTAAATACTAGTATTGATGCTATTCAAGGTACTGACCAGAAGCACTACCAACTGTGGGGTAAAATCTTTGAGTACTTTGAGCAATATAAAGAAACCACAAATGAGCGAACAGTAAAATCTTTGACACATCGATGGTCAGTTATACAGAAGGCAACAAATAAATTTTGTGCAACACTAGCTCAAGTTGGTCGATTGAATCAAAGCGGCATGACTGAGCACGACAAA TTTGAAAAGGCAAAAATTATGTACAAATCGCTGGAGAAATGCAACTTTCAATTTGAGCATTGTTGGAACTTGTTAAAAGACCAACCTAAATGGATTGGGCATGCCACTAAAGAGGATCCAAAGCGAAGGAAGACTGTCTCTCCAGTCCCAAAAACCAGTCCATGTTCTGCAGGTACAGAGGATAATGCAATCGAAAATGATATAATTGAATTGGATCGACCAATTGGAAGAAAAGCTGAAAAAGGAAAACGTAAGGCTCTGGACAAACAAATAGAGGAAAGTGTCCAACTCAGAAAGTTAAAGTATACTCTTTTGGAGGAATCGCGTGTTCAAGAGAAAGAGTTTTATCGTCTAAAGGCCGAGAAAATGGAATATGACAAAGAAGAAAGAGGAGAAAAAATTGCATCAGGAGGACGAAAGACTAAAGTTAGAACGTGA
- the LOC108194901 gene encoding uncharacterized protein LOC108194901: MVRSLFRKILAYFSSEDDTDVESERAHGQYSENRQRRKFIRRNHNQRHERLFRDFFAENPVYSSNLFRRRFRMSRPLFIRILNEVESYEPYFVQKRDNCGRLGLSSMQKITAALRMLAYGVTGDFMDEYIRIGETTAMESLKKFTETLVNVFSSEYLRPPNANDILRLLNVAEQRGFPGMLGSIDCMHWRWKNCPTAWKAFFGMPGSHNDINVLERSFVFTELAQGRAPPVNYTINGNNYTMGYYLADGIYPKWKTFVKTIPSPQGNKKKNFVKAQEAARKDVERAFGVLQQRFAIIRGPSRMFKVKELTNIMKACVILYNMIIEDERDDSENNQVEYDQLDDDPLEFLSNHTTDFADFIQRHHHIRDSAAHHQLQEDLIEHQWLLHSQQ, from the exons ATGGTTAGATCATTGTTTCGCAAAATCTTAGCATACTTTTCTTCAGAAGATGATACAGATGTTGAAAGTGAAAGGGCTCATGGACAGTATTCTGAAAACAGGCAACGTCGCAAGTTCATTCGTCGAAATCATAACCAGAGGCATGAGCGCCTATTTCGTGATTTTTTTGCTGAGAATCCTGTGTATTCCTCAAATCTATTTCGGAGGAGATTTCGCATGAGCCGTCCATTATTTATTCGGATTTTAAATGAGGTGGAATCTTATGAGCCGTATTTCGTCCAAAAAAGAGATAATTGTGGGCGACTTGGTTTATCTTCTATGCAAAAAATTACTGCAGCACTTCGAATGCTTGCCTATGGGGTTACTGGAGATTTCATGGATGAATACATACGTATTGGTGAAACCACCGCAATGGAGAGTCTAAAAAAGTTCACTGAAACTTTAGTGAATGTCTTCTCCAGTGAATATTTAAGGCCTCCAAATGCTAATGATATACTTCGATTGCTTAATGTTGCTGAGCAACGAGGATTTCCTGGCATGCTTGGAAGCATTGACTGCATGCATTGGAGATGGAAAAACTGTCCGACGGCCTGGAAAG CATTCTTTGGAATGCCCGGTTCACATAATGATATTAATGTTCTAGAGAGATCTTTTGTGTTCACGGAACTTGCTCAAGGTCGTGCTCCTCCAGTCAATTACACAATTAATGGAAACAACTATACTATGGGTTATTATCTAGCGGATGGTATTTATCCCAAATGGAAAACATTTGTGAAGACGATTCCATCTCCACAGGGGAATAAGAAGAAAAATTTTGTGAAAGCACAAGAAGCTGCAAGAAAGGATGTTGAACGTGCTTTTGGGGTACTTCAACAACGGTTTGCTATTATTCGTGGACCTTCCCGGATGTTCAAAGTAAAAGAGCTAACAAATATAATGAAAGCATGTGTGATTTTATACAATATGATTATTGAAGATGAACGTGATGATAGTGAAAATAATCAAGTTGAGTATGATCAACTTGATGATGACCCCCTGGAATTTTTAAGCAATCATACAACAGACTTTGCAGATTTCATTCAGCGTCATCATCATATTAGAGATAGCGCGGCACATCACCAGCTTCAAGAAGATCTAATTGAACACCAATGGCTATTACATTCCCAGCAGTAA
- the LOC108195702 gene encoding uncharacterized protein LOC108195702 yields the protein MADTHQIHLKLLNGRTKTLNFATPSIQISQIKTLIHSITSIPAHHQILISKGKLLQEPNEFIKLSHNINPISLLLRLRGGKGGFGSLLRGAGTKAGQKKTNNFDACRDMSGRRLRHVNAEKKMEEWNAEAAERRLERVAEEFIKKQVKEGKKQAKGGESAAKKYVEKYVKDSEKCRMEVDKSVRESVGDYFKKSGKRKGGDKEASSSKKTKIWKGKKKMDASDSDDTDEDDSDDELGEQIEKSDVINVEKSPESHKANESSGSVTGGKLDGESSVGCSSESPSSEQEKDTIEDGKIQSSENSPDGDFIEKEGRVKEPSVENHEQIMVQKKDSEELTEAKSCDVEKIVVGQSPVVTTLAENEVSHVEANGDHNSAPEKHDETVKAVSNVPVVEEPLDFNEYGSAAEMEVLGLERLKTELQKWGLKCGGTLQERAARLFLLKTTPVEKLPKKLLAKK from the exons ATGGCTGATACACACCAAATCCACCTCAAACTGTTAAATGGCCGAACCAAAACCCTAAATTTCGCAACCCCATCAATCCAAATCAGccaaatcaaaaccctaatccaCTCAATCACCTCAATTCCAGCCCACCACCAGATCTTGATTTCCAAAGGTAAGCTCCTTCAAGAGCCCAATGAATTCATCAAACTCTCCCACAACATCAACCCCATCTCACTGTTGCTCCGGTTGCGTGGTGGGAAGGGTGGGTTTGGGTCCCTGCTCCGTGGCGCGGGCACGAAAGCTGGGCAGAAGAAGACTAATAACTTCGATGCGTGTCGCGATATGAGTGGACGGAGACTGAGGCATGTGAATGCGGAGAAGAAGATGGAGGAGTGGAATGCGGAGGCGGCGGAGAGGAGGTTGGAGAGAGTGGCGGAGGAGTTTATTAAGAAGCAGGTGAAGGAAGGGAAGAAGCAAGCCAAAGGCGGGGAGAGTGCGGCGAAGAAGTATGTCGAGAAGTATGTGAAGGATTCGGAGAAATGTAGGATGGAAGTTGATAAGTCGGTGAGGGAGTCGGTTGGGGATTATTTTAAGAAGAGCGGGAAGAGGAAGGGTGGTGATAAGGAAGCTAGCTCTTCCAAGAAAACGAAGATTTG GAAGGGGAAGAAAAAAATGGATGCAAGTGATTCGGACGATACAGACGaggatgacagtgatgatgaattGGGTGAGCAAATTGAGAAATCTGATGTCATAAACGTTGAAAAGTCACCAGAATCACATAAAGCTAATGAGAGCTCAGGCTCTGTCACTGGGGGAAAATTAGATGGAGAATCTTCTGTTGGATGTTCATCCGAGAGCCCTTCTTCTGAACAGGAGAAAGATACTATTGAGGATGGAAAGATACAATCATCAGAAAACTCTCCTGATGGAGATTTCATTGAAAAAGAGGGCAGAGTAAAGGAACCATCAGTGGagaatcatgaacaaataatgGTCCAAAAGAAAGATTCTGAAGAGTTAACTGAAGCTAAATCATGTGATGTAGAGAAAATAGTAGTTGGGCAGTCACCGGTTGTCACTACTCTGGCAGAAAATGAAGTTTCTCATGTGGAGGCTAATGGTGATCACAACTCTGCACCAGAAAAACATGATGAAACAGTGAAAGCAGTCAGTAATGTTCCAGTTGTGGAGGAACCATTAGATTTCAATGAATATGGTTCGGCAGCAGAGATGGAG GTTCTGGGATTGGAAAGATTAAAAACTGAGCTGCAGAAGTGGGGGTTAAAGTGTGGTGGTACTTTGCAAGAGCGTGCTGCAAGGCTTTTCCTTCTCAAGACCACACCTGTGGAGAAGCTTCCAAAGAAGCTGCTCGCCAAGAAATGA